The following proteins come from a genomic window of Polyangiaceae bacterium:
- a CDS encoding alpha/beta fold hydrolase yields the protein MYTESGPARLYYEVHGNGAAPPLLMIRGLARTARHWGEVVPRLAERFRVIVFDNRGVGRSSAPPPPYTTRNMADDAARVLDAAGVRRAHVFGVSLGGMIAQELAIGHPARVDGLVLGCTRAGGFRHSTRMPVSVIRELVGPMRLGPEQAVRQTAPLVLSEKFVRERPDVIEHWVELVREEPPVLHGVLAQLVAGALHDTGDRLRHIRARTLVVTGDADRLIDAENSRRLARLIPQATLSLIPGAGHDFPTEAPTTVAELLVDFLGARPRAEPTVNSSR from the coding sequence GTGTACACCGAGAGCGGTCCGGCACGCCTGTATTACGAAGTCCACGGCAACGGCGCCGCGCCACCGCTGCTCATGATCCGCGGCCTGGCGCGCACGGCCCGCCATTGGGGCGAGGTCGTCCCGCGCCTGGCTGAGCGCTTCCGCGTGATCGTGTTCGACAACCGCGGCGTGGGTCGTAGCAGCGCGCCGCCCCCGCCCTACACCACCCGCAACATGGCCGACGACGCGGCCCGGGTGTTGGACGCTGCCGGGGTTCGGCGCGCCCACGTGTTCGGTGTGTCGCTCGGAGGAATGATCGCGCAAGAGCTCGCCATCGGTCACCCCGCACGCGTGGACGGCCTGGTGCTCGGCTGCACCCGCGCCGGCGGCTTTCGCCACTCCACGCGCATGCCCGTGTCCGTCATCCGCGAGCTGGTGGGCCCCATGCGCTTGGGCCCAGAGCAAGCCGTTCGGCAGACCGCGCCGCTGGTGCTTTCCGAGAAGTTCGTGCGCGAGCGACCGGACGTCATCGAGCATTGGGTGGAGCTGGTCCGTGAGGAGCCGCCGGTGCTGCACGGCGTGCTGGCACAGCTCGTCGCCGGAGCGCTGCACGACACCGGCGACCGTCTGCGTCACATCCGCGCGCGGACGTTGGTCGTCACCGGTGACGCCGATCGGCTGATTGACGCAGAGAACTCGCGCCGGCTGGCGCGGCTGATCCCTCAGGCTACGCTGTCGCTGATCCCGGGAGCCGGCCACGATTTTCCGACGGAAGCCCCGACGACCGTCGCCGAGCTGCTCGTGGATTTCCTCGGCGCGAGGCCTCGCGCCGAGCCGACAGTCAATTCTTCCCGATGA
- a CDS encoding LysR family transcriptional regulator, whose amino-acid sequence MCVERIPSPRLEVRDLELVLAVATAGSTVKAASVLHVTQSAVSRGLLLAEDKLGLKLFDRTTRGLSPTPAGARLLAGASALLAQLVDLERSTVSPDAPPRRVRLVCECYMAYRWLPSTLAKLKSSLPNVQVTLAMEHTRTPASALAAGEVDIALLTTSRVSSPFLELPLFEDEMVFLVAADHPLSKRDSLAPRDLREHPIITSSQTPDAEARWFMRRVFGRRRPRLDVLRLPLTEAIIDAARAKLGIAVLSEWVAQPYVGEGGVKVLRLSAPPLRRPWRMAFAPELEKAATLLAAALAPAAPRMYPR is encoded by the coding sequence ATATGCGTGGAGCGCATACCTAGCCCGCGGCTCGAAGTTCGGGATCTGGAGCTGGTGCTGGCGGTCGCCACCGCCGGCTCCACGGTGAAGGCGGCCTCGGTGCTGCACGTCACTCAATCCGCGGTGAGCCGCGGGCTCCTGCTCGCGGAAGACAAGCTCGGCCTCAAGTTGTTCGACCGCACGACGCGAGGGCTGTCGCCCACACCGGCGGGTGCTCGGCTGCTCGCGGGGGCCAGCGCCCTGCTGGCTCAGCTGGTGGACCTGGAGCGCAGCACCGTGTCCCCGGACGCCCCGCCGCGCCGCGTGCGGCTGGTGTGTGAATGCTACATGGCTTACCGCTGGCTGCCGTCCACCCTGGCCAAGCTCAAGAGCAGCCTGCCGAACGTGCAGGTCACTCTCGCCATGGAGCACACCCGCACGCCCGCGTCCGCCCTCGCTGCCGGCGAAGTGGACATCGCCTTGCTCACGACGTCGCGGGTGAGCTCGCCATTTCTCGAGCTACCGTTGTTCGAGGACGAGATGGTGTTCCTGGTGGCGGCGGATCATCCGCTCTCCAAGCGCGACAGCTTGGCCCCGCGCGATCTACGCGAGCATCCCATCATCACCTCGAGTCAGACCCCCGACGCCGAAGCGCGCTGGTTCATGCGCCGCGTGTTCGGCCGCCGAAGGCCACGCCTCGACGTCCTTCGGCTACCGCTCACCGAGGCCATCATCGACGCGGCCCGGGCCAAGTTGGGCATCGCCGTGCTGTCGGAGTGGGTTGCCCAGCCCTACGTGGGAGAGGGCGGGGTCAAGGTGTTGCGACTTTCGGCCCCTCCACTGCGCCGACCCTGGCGCATGGCCTTCGCGCCGGAGCTGGAAAAGGCCGCCACCCTGCTGGCCGCGGCCTTGGCCCCGGCCGCGCCCCGCATGTATCCGCGGTAA
- a CDS encoding glutathione S-transferase C-terminal domain-containing protein, with protein sequence MKLYFSPLACSLATRISLYEAGIDATFVNAKSAGDEFRAVSPLGLVPVLVTDDGQIVSENVAVLQRVARLRPEAGLAPSDPAQLSRLQQWLSFIATELHQGVFSPQFDKSAPESVKSYAVAKADKRLDWVEHELDSRELLFDRFSVADAFLYTVLNWTLVTPIELSRWPRVAAFHARVAERPNVKRAFQEEMTLYQAA encoded by the coding sequence ATGAAGCTGTACTTCTCACCCCTCGCCTGTTCCCTCGCCACGCGCATCTCGCTGTACGAAGCGGGCATCGACGCTACCTTCGTGAACGCCAAGAGCGCCGGCGACGAGTTTCGCGCCGTGAGCCCCCTGGGCCTGGTCCCGGTGCTGGTCACTGACGACGGCCAGATCGTCAGCGAGAACGTCGCAGTTCTCCAGCGCGTCGCTCGTTTGCGTCCCGAAGCAGGGCTGGCGCCCTCGGACCCAGCGCAGCTCTCACGCCTGCAGCAGTGGCTGTCGTTCATCGCGACGGAGCTCCACCAAGGCGTGTTCTCCCCCCAGTTCGACAAGTCCGCGCCCGAGAGCGTCAAGAGCTACGCCGTGGCAAAGGCGGACAAGCGCCTGGACTGGGTGGAGCACGAGCTCGACAGCCGTGAGCTCTTGTTCGATCGTTTCAGCGTGGCCGACGCGTTCCTCTACACCGTGCTCAACTGGACGCTGGTGACCCCGATCGAGCTCAGTCGTTGGCCGCGGGTCGCGGCGTTCCACGCCCGTGTGGCGGAGCGCCCCAACGTCAAACGGGCGTTCCAGGAGGAGATGACGCTGTATCAAGCTGCCTGA
- a CDS encoding ferritin-like domain-containing protein — protein sequence MNAFPPYALLDARAVEDAADKTRRLERLYDMTRERAWDGKAVLHELIEKHGPPGSGMDPELRASLSRVMTVLLWGELAAWNISADLALEIEDVDAKMAATAQVFDEARHFTVLAEYLEHLGRAPTIGAIPRQLLRKVLGAPTLATKLIGMQLLFETNAVVIFRRVGESGMCPILTELLPYFERDESRHVGLGVLYVPKLIERMSSAEARRTARFQVECILLLMASGFTFREDFTRLDLEPRQMAERVTKMQDEVVRQMVDAHGKGVLRALMNPRAGFGPKIVDWIHPEGGLDSVTPWHRGVHQGLTRALTRVDRAFS from the coding sequence ATGAACGCATTCCCGCCGTATGCCCTCCTCGATGCCCGCGCCGTGGAGGACGCCGCCGACAAGACACGTCGCCTCGAGCGCCTGTACGACATGACGCGCGAGCGCGCTTGGGACGGAAAGGCGGTGCTGCACGAGCTGATCGAAAAGCACGGGCCACCCGGTAGCGGCATGGATCCCGAGCTGCGCGCGTCCCTGTCTCGGGTGATGACCGTGCTCTTGTGGGGAGAGCTCGCGGCCTGGAACATCTCGGCGGACTTGGCGCTGGAAATCGAGGACGTCGACGCCAAGATGGCCGCCACGGCGCAGGTGTTCGACGAGGCGCGGCACTTCACCGTGCTGGCGGAGTATCTGGAGCACTTGGGCCGCGCACCCACCATCGGCGCCATCCCGCGGCAGCTGTTGCGCAAGGTGCTGGGGGCGCCCACGCTCGCCACCAAGCTCATCGGCATGCAGCTCTTGTTCGAAACGAACGCCGTGGTCATCTTTCGCCGGGTCGGTGAGAGCGGGATGTGTCCCATCTTGACGGAGTTGCTCCCCTACTTCGAGCGCGACGAGTCACGCCACGTGGGCCTCGGCGTGCTCTACGTACCCAAGCTCATCGAGCGCATGAGCTCTGCCGAAGCCCGACGCACAGCGCGCTTTCAGGTGGAGTGCATCCTGCTGTTGATGGCCAGCGGCTTCACCTTCCGAGAAGACTTCACGCGCCTCGACCTCGAGCCACGCCAGATGGCCGAGCGGGTCACCAAGATGCAGGACGAAGTCGTGCGTCAGATGGTGGACGCCCACGGCAAGGGCGTGCTGCGAGCGCTGATGAACCCGCGGGCGGGATTCGGCCCCAAGATCGTGGACTGGATCCATCCCGAAGGCGGCCTGGACTCGGTGACGCCATGGCACCGTGGCGTCCACCAGGGCCTGACCCGGGCCCTGACGCGAGTGGACCGCGCCTTCTCCTGA
- a CDS encoding TetR/AcrR family transcriptional regulator produces the protein MSVSKSKRTYKPAAQRKAQILHCALSAFAEHGYHATSIAEVCGRARIGRATLYQYFADKRDLLVALADQIAERVLKAHDELTPVRIPQGARPTPDQMAAFMQKRMTAILQVLFEDRATAQLVLRAGRGADGVVDGLLKRIDDAVLETLEAQLRVAKEAGVIRPLDEHFVARFFLGGFEKIVLSYLDDDRPIDVETIAREAALLELCGILPRDEASPAPRAGSHRSDS, from the coding sequence ATGTCAGTTTCCAAATCAAAACGGACCTACAAGCCCGCTGCCCAGCGCAAGGCGCAGATCCTCCACTGCGCCCTCTCCGCCTTCGCCGAGCACGGCTACCACGCGACCAGCATCGCGGAAGTGTGCGGCCGCGCCCGCATCGGCCGCGCCACGCTCTACCAATACTTCGCGGACAAGCGAGACCTGCTGGTGGCCCTGGCGGATCAGATCGCCGAGCGCGTGTTGAAGGCCCACGACGAGCTCACGCCGGTGCGCATCCCCCAAGGGGCACGGCCGACGCCGGACCAGATGGCGGCGTTCATGCAGAAGCGGATGACGGCGATCCTCCAGGTGTTGTTCGAAGATCGCGCGACGGCGCAGCTCGTGCTGCGCGCGGGCCGCGGCGCGGACGGCGTGGTGGATGGTCTGCTCAAGCGCATCGACGACGCCGTGCTGGAGACGCTGGAGGCGCAGCTCCGAGTCGCGAAGGAAGCCGGAGTGATTCGTCCGTTGGACGAGCACTTCGTCGCACGGTTCTTCCTCGGTGGCTTCGAGAAGATCGTCCTGTCCTACCTGGACGACGATCGCCCCATCGACGTCGAAACCATCGCGCGGGAAGCCGCTCTGCTGGAGCTGTGCGGCATCCTCCCCCGAGACGAAGCGAGCCCGGCCCCACGTGCCGGTAGTCATAGGAGCGATTCATGA
- the efp gene encoding elongation factor P, with protein MDTSDIRKGLKIMQDGQPYIVVDFQFVKPGKGQAFTRTKMKNLLTGGTIERNIRSGEKLEPADVEDRTLQYIYPEGDMFNFMNSNTGEQLAVHKDAVGDAANFMIDGIDVTITVYKGNPVSVSLPPHIIVQVVETEPGVKGDTATNVTKPAKISSGATVAVPLFINEGEWIKVDTRSASYLERSKAP; from the coding sequence ATGGATACGAGCGACATCCGCAAAGGCCTCAAGATCATGCAGGACGGGCAACCGTACATCGTGGTCGATTTCCAGTTCGTGAAGCCCGGCAAGGGCCAGGCCTTCACTCGGACCAAGATGAAGAACCTGCTCACCGGCGGCACCATCGAGCGCAACATTCGCTCGGGTGAAAAGCTCGAGCCCGCGGACGTGGAAGATCGGACGCTGCAGTACATCTACCCGGAGGGAGACATGTTCAACTTCATGAACTCCAATACCGGTGAGCAGCTGGCGGTCCACAAGGACGCGGTGGGCGACGCAGCGAACTTCATGATCGACGGTATCGACGTCACCATCACCGTGTACAAGGGCAACCCCGTGAGCGTCTCGCTGCCCCCGCACATCATCGTGCAGGTGGTGGAGACCGAGCCCGGCGTGAAGGGCGATACCGCGACGAACGTCACCAAGCCCGCGAAGATCTCGAGCGGAGCCACCGTGGCGGTGCCTCTGTTCATCAACGAGGGCGAGTGGATCAAGGTGGACACGCGCAGCGCGAGCTACCTGGAACGCAGCAAGGCGCCGTGA